In Camelina sativa cultivar DH55 chromosome 16, Cs, whole genome shotgun sequence, a single window of DNA contains:
- the LOC104753816 gene encoding uncharacterized protein LOC104753816 has product MMVLEDYEIQSLNMVDVEFSYLPFDLSVDSPPVVMMNDRQVKNFVAYWRMKNNIRLCVTFKTTVNDRSNIDLNKEPSDSSEGGVDSLHREKQQKIVSKAKPNDCNFITSKDAEVGARSMMVDSMVKKGQYFKSKEALQASLEIFAMKYNFDYRVTKSGTRLWCIRCIDNVCKWCVRAECLEGSTCWKINKYVGSHTCAPSRKTKFGRTPSARTIGNLIKHNYEGVKEGPKPNDIINIMRTENGCELTYSQAWESREYAINEVRGIPEKSFAKIPNYLHMLKEANPGTHTNYDIDCDGRFKYLFISFGQSIRGFYKKIRKVIVVDGTFLKNKYKGVLLVATAVDGNSNLYPIAFGIADSENDASWEWFLMQLKVVIADDKDLAFVSDRHISIGKMIGKIYPLAKHGICIHHLIGNVVTNYKGRGVAGRLAKASKAYRVAEFDKHFAEICNISPAIGGYLQEADVKKWARCHFPGYRYDINTNNPAESINSALRSPREYPIIPLLDSIREMLTRWFYERRALSEQQNDPLTIDVEQKISRRIEKGEKFKAYPISQFILQIKGKGVDFIVDLEKRTCSCGKFDIGKLPCRHAIKACFSIGKSLYPYADDVFTTAAWRSLYEETINPIGVPEDEWCVPETVGDVKIVPPETRRGAGRRRKRRYESVEDKIRLSQGAKRRKCGRCGKEGHNRSTCENTI; this is encoded by the coding sequence ATGATGGTTTTGGAAGACTATGAAATACAGTCTCTAAACATGGTTGATGTGGAATTCAGTTATTTACCCTTTGATCTCAGTGTTGATTCTCCTCCGGTTGTTATGATGAATGATCGCCAAGTGAAAAATTTTGTTGCTTATTGGAGAATGAAGAATAACATACGGTTGTGTGTGACGTTTAAAACCACAGTTAATGATAGAAGTAATATTGATTTGAATAAGGAACCAAGTGATTCAAGTGAGGGAGGCGTTGACAGTCTCCACCGTGAAAAACAGCAAAAAATTGTGAGCAAAGCAAAACCGAATGATTGTAACTTCATAACTTCTAAGGACGCTGAAGTTGGTGCTAGATCTATGATGGTTGATTCTATGGTAAAGAAGGGGCAATATTTCAAAAGCAAGGAAGCTTTACAGGCAAGTTTAGAAATTTTTGCCATGAAGTATAACTTCGATTACAGAGTTACTAAATCTGGTACAAGATTATGGTGTATACGCTGTATTGATAATGTTTGCAAATGGTGTGTTCGTGCTGAGTGCTTAGAAGGGTCTACGTGTTGGAAAATCAACAAGTATGTGGGTAGCCATACTTGTGCTCCTTCAAGGAAAACGAAATTTGGTAGAACACCTTCAGCAAGAACAATCGGGAATCTCATCAAACATAATTATGAAGGTGTCAAGGAGGGACCTAAACCCAATGACATCATTAATATTATGCGTACTGAGAATGGATGTGAGCTAACTTATTCCCAAGCTTGGGAATCTCGTGAGTATGCAATTAACGAAGTAAGAGGAATCCCAGAGAAAAGTTTTGCTAAGATACCTAACTACTTGCACATGCTAAAAGAGGCGAATCCTGGTACGCATACAAATTATGATATTGATTGTGATGGTAGATTCAAGTATCTATTCATTTCATTTGGTCAATCAATAAGAGGGTTCTACAAGAAAATTCGGAAGGTCATTGTAGTTGATGGAACGTTTTTAAAGAACAAGTACAAAGGAGTTCTACTAGTTGCTACAGCCGTAGATGGTAACTCTAATTTGTATCCAATTGCATTTGGGattgctgattctgagaatgatgcTTCATGGGAGTGGTTTTTAATGCAGCTTAAGGTTGTTATTGCGGATGACAAAGATTTAGCTTTTGTGTCAGATCGACATATATCTATTGGTAAAATGATTGGAAAAATCTACCCGTTGGCTAAACATGGTATTTGCATCCACCACTTGATAGGTAATGTGGTAACAAATTATAAAGGAAGAGGTGTGGCTGGTCGTCTTGCAAAAGCGTCAAAAGCTTATAGAGTTGCTGAGTTTGATAAACATTTTGCGGAAATTTGCAATATCAGTCCGGCGATTGGAGGTTATCTACAGGAGGCTGATGTGAAAAAATGGGCTAGATGTCATTTTCCTGGATATAGATATGACATAAACACCAACAACCCTGCTGAATCAATAAATTCAGCTTTGAGATCACCGAGAGAGTATCCAATAATTCCTTTGTTAGATAgcattagagaaatgttaaccCGCTGGTTTTATGAGCGTAGGGCATTAAGTGAGCAGCAGAACGACCCTTTAACCATTGACGTGGAGCAGAAGATTTCTAGAAGAATAGAGAAGGGTGAAAAGTTTAAAGCTTATCCTATTTCTCAATTCATATTACAGATTAAAGGTAAAGGAGTAGATTTTATTGTTGATTTGGAGAAGAGGACTTGTTCATGTGGAAAGTTCGACATAGGAAAACTTCCTTGTAGACATGCCATAAAAGCATGTTTTAGTATTGGAAAAAGTCTGTACCCATACGCTGATGATGTGTTCACTACTGCTGCATGGAGATCATTGTACGAGGAAACCATTAATCCTATAGGTGTTCCTGAAGATGAATGGTGTGTTCCCGAAACTGTTGGTGATGTAAAAATTGTACCACCTGAGACAAGAAGAGGAGctggtagaagaagaaaaagaagatatgaatcaGTGGAAGACAAGATAAGATTGTCACAAGGAGCGAAGAGGCGTAAGTGTGGCCGTTGTGGTAAAGAAGGCCACAATAGATCGACATGTGAAAACACGATCTAA